Proteins found in one Mangifera indica cultivar Alphonso chromosome 15, CATAS_Mindica_2.1, whole genome shotgun sequence genomic segment:
- the LOC123198037 gene encoding UDP-glycosyltransferase 88A1-like: protein METRVLVWLDRQPSLSVVFLCFGSLGRLSVERLKEIAVGLERSGERFLWVVKNPPHFDDADFNSIFPAGFLDRTKERGFIVKSWAPQVEILNHESVGGFVTHCGRNLVLEAVCAGVPMVAWPLYAEQRCNRILLVEEIKIALPMMESTENGFVSSSEVEKRVRELMNSDEGNSVRRKTQGMKDEAKAASNEGGPSCVAIFKLFESWKLKK from the exons ATGGAGACTAG AGTGTTGGTGTGGCTCGACAGACAGCCGAGCCTAAGTGTTGTTTTTTTGTGCTTTGGAAGCTTAGGTCGTTTATCTGTAGAACGGCTGAAGGAAATCGCTGTGGGGTTGGAGAGAAGTGGCGAAAGGTTTTTATGGGTGGTGAAGAATCCACCTCACTTTGACGACGCCGATTTCAATTCGATTTTCCCAGCAGGGTTCTTGGATCGAACCAAGGAAAGAGGATTCATCGTCAAGTCCTGGGCTCCGCAGGTGGAGATTTTGAATCATGAATCGGTGGGTGGATTCGTGACTCACTGCGGGCGGAACTTGGTGCTTGAAGCAGTTTGTGCTGGTGTTCCAATGGTGGCATGGCCTCTCTACGCTGAGCAAAGATGCAACCGGATATTGCTGGTGGAAGAAATCAAAATCGCTTTACCGATGATGGAGTCGACTGAAAACGGGTTTGTCAGTTCAAGTGAAGTGGAGAAGCGAGTTAGAGAGTTGATGAACTCGGACGAAGGTAACTCAGTTAGGAGAAAGACTCAGGGCATGAAAGATGAAGCAAAAGCAGCATCGAATGAAGGCGGGCCCTCTTGTGTGGCCATATTCAAATTGTTTGAGTCATGGAAGCTAAAAAAATGA
- the LOC123197139 gene encoding UDP-glycosyltransferase 88A1-like translates to MESIVMYPSPAIGHMISMVELAKLILKHKPSVFIHIIIFDLPYNDGSTATYIDKVSATISSIIFHHLPTVTLPPSITSSTRHHEELTFEVLRVNNPNLHQALLSISRSYTVSAFILDCFCTTALSVTAKLNIPSFGFFTSGAGALAVLLYLPTIHKTITKNLKDIDTIIHIPGVPPIPSKGMPKPVLERENKAYQFFMDTSMKLSKSAGIIVNTFEKLESRSIKAMNDGLCVLDGSSPPIYSIGPLTTADDPSGSNGVDDNHDRPDCLKWLDSQPPQSVVFLCFGSLGVFSEEQLKEIAIGLEKSGQRFIWVVRNPPSKNKMMAIPEQLDPDLDLILPEGFLDRTKERGLVLKSWAPQVKILNHDSVGGFVTHCGWNSVLEAVLAGVPMVAWPLYAEQKLNSIFMVEEMKIALPVKESENGLVSSTEVEKRVRELMESEEGKCLRKQTMAMKNEGKAALNEGGSSLLALSNLFKSCKL, encoded by the coding sequence ATGGAGTCCATAGTTATGTACCCATCACCAGCCATTGGCCACATGATCTCCATGGTTGAGTTAGCCAAGCTCATCCTCAAACATAAGCCTTCAGTCTTCATTCACATCATCATCTTCGATTTACCCTACAACGATGGCTCTACAGCCACTTACATTGACAAAGTTTCAGCTACCATTTCTTCCATTATCTTCCACCATCTTCCCACGGTTACCCTTCCTCCATCAATCACCTCCTCCACTCGCCACCATGAGGAACTCACCTTCGAAGTTCTGCGGGTCAATAACCCTAATCTTCACCAAGCCCTCCTGTCTATCTCCAGAAGCTACACCGTTTCAGCTTTTATTTTAGACTGCTTCTGCACTACTGCTCTCTCTGTCACTGCTAAGCTCAACATACCTTCTTTCGGATTCTTCACTTCTGGTGCTGGTGCTTTGGCTGTGCTTCTGTATCTTCCCACAATACACAAAACCATCACCAAAAACCTTAAAGATATCGATACTATTATTCACATCCCTGGTGTGCCGCCGATTCCTTCCAAGGGAATGCCAAAACCAGTGCTTGAACGTGAAAACAAGGCCTATCAGTTCTTTATGGACACCTCGATGAAGTTGTCAAAGTCAGCAGGAATTATAGTAAACACTTTTGAAAAGCTAGAATCAAGAAGTATCAAAGCAATGAATGATGGACTATGCGTGCTGGATGGCTCCAGCCCACCGATTTACTCCATCGGACCATTAACCACAGCTGATGATCCAAGCGGCAGCAATGGTGTAGATGACAATCATGATAGGCCCGACTGTTTGAAATGGCTCGACTCACAGCCTCCCCAAAGCGTAGTTTTTCTATGTTTTGGTAGCCTGGGAGTATTCTCCGAGGAACAGTTGAAGGAAATTGCTATTGGGTTGGAGAAAAGTGGGCAAAGGTTCATCTGGGTGGTGAGGAATCCACCTTCTAAGAACAAAATGATGGCCATTCCGGAGCAATTAGACCCAGATTTAGATTTGATTCTTCCAGAAGGTTTCTTGGATCGTACGAAGGAGAGAGGATTAGTTCTCAAGTCTTGGGCTCCACAAGTGAAGATTTTGAATCACGATTCGGTGGGTGGGTTTGTGACACACTGCGGGTGGAACTCGGTGCTTGAAGCAGTGCTTGCTGGTGTACCAATGGTGGCATGGCCTCTGTATGCTGAGCAAAAACTGAATAGCATATTCATGGTGGAGGAAATGAAAATCGCTTTACCAGTGAAGGAGTCTGAGAACGGGCTTGTAAGTTCAACTGAGGTGGAGAAGCGAGTTAGAGAGTTGATGGAGTCGGAGGAAGGAAAGTGTTTGAGGAAACAAACCATGGCAATGAAAAACGAAGGAAAAGCTGCACTGAACGAGGGCGGGTCCTCTTTACTTGCCTTGTCCAATTTGTTCAAGTCATGCAAATTATAA
- the LOC123197280 gene encoding UDP-glycosyltransferase 88A1-like, with protein MDAIALYPSPAIGHLISMVELAKLILNQKPSLYIHIIIFEPPYNAGSTAPYINKVSATIPSIIFHHLPSVTLPPSVTSTCRHHESLTFEVLRLNNPNLQQTLLSISNDYTIYAFIADFFCYASLSVTAQLNIPSYFFFTSGAGFLSSILYLPTIHRNTNKSFKDMDTLIHIPGVPPMPAKDMAKPLLERGDKAYQFLLDGSIHFPKSAGIILNTFDSLEPRAAKAMRDGLSVTDGPTPPLYCIGPLIVSDDRSSGGAVDQKPECLSWLDTQPSKSVIFLCFGSLGLFSVAQLTEIALGLERSGQRFLWVVKNPPCNDKNMAIPEESDPDLDTILPAGFLDRTKERGFVLKSWAPQVAILNHDAVSGFVTHCGWNSVLEAVHAGVPMLAWPLYAEQRFNRILLVEEIKIALPMMESTENGFVSSSEVEKRVRELMESAEGNWIRKQIIAMKNDAKEALSEGGSSRAALSKLVESWKLK; from the coding sequence ATGGACGCCATTGCTCTTTATCCATCGCCTGCAATTGGTCACCTAATTTCCATGGTTGAGTTAGCTAAGCTCATCCTCAATCAAAAGCCTTCACTTTACATCCACATCATCATTTTTGAGCCACCCTACAACGCCGGCTCCACCGCCCcttatatcaacaaagtttcAGCTACTATTCCTTCCATTATCTTCCACCACCTCCCCAGTGTTACCCTCCCTCCATCAGTCACCTCCACCTGTCGCCACCATGAAAGCCTCACCTTTGAAGTTCTTCGACTCAATAACCCTAATCTTCAGCAAACCCTTCTTTCTATTTCGAATGATTACACCATCTACGCTTTTATCGCTGACTTTTTCTGCTACGCTTCACTGTCTGTCACTGCCCAACTCAATATTCCtagttattttttcttcacttctgGCGCTGGTTTTCTCTCTTCTATCCTTTATCTTCCTACGATTCACAGAAACACCAACAAAAGCTTTAAAGATATGGATACCCTTATTCATATCCCCGGCGTTCCCCCGATGCCAGCCAAAGACATGGCAAAACCATTGCTTGAACGTGGTGATAAAGCCTATCAGTTCCTCTTAGATGGGTCAATTCACTTTCCAAAATCAGCTGGAATTATACTCAACACTTTTGATTCTCTCGAGCCAAGAGCTGCCAAAGCAATGAGAGATGGGCTTTCTGTGACCGACGGTCCCACTCCACCCCTCTACTGCATCGGGCCGTTAATCGTATCAGATGATCGGAGCAGTGGCGGTGCTGTTGATCAGAAGCCAGAGTGTTTATCTTGGCTAGACACACAGCCGAGCAAAAGTGTTATCTTTCTGTGCTTTGGTAGCTTGGGATTGTTCTCTGTGGCGCAATTGACGGAAATTGCTTTGGGGTTGGAGAGAAGTGGCCAAAGGTTCTTATGGGTTGTGAAGAATCCACCTTGTAACGATAAAAACATGGCCATTCCAGAAGAATCGGATCCGGATTTAGATACAATACTTCCAGCCGGGTTCTTGGATCGAACCAAAGAAAGAGGATTCGTTCTCAAGTCCTGGGCTCCACAGGTGGCGATTTTGAATCACGACGCGGTCAGTGGGTTCGTGACTCACTGCGGGTGGAACTCGGTGCTTGAAGCAGTACATGCTGGTGTTCCAATGCTGGCCTGGCCTCTCTATGCTGAGCAAAGATTCAACAGGATTTTGCTGGTGGAAGAAATCAAAATCGCTCTACCGATGATGGAGTCGACTGAAAACGGGTTTGTGAGTTCAAGTGAAGTGGAGAAGCGAGTTAGAGAGTTGATGGAGTCAGCGGAAGGTAACTGGATTAGGAAACAAATAATAGCGATGAAAAACGATGCAAAAGAAGCATTGAGTGAGGGTGGGTCGTCCCGTGCTGCGCTATCCAAATTGGTTGAGTCATGGAAATTaaaatga
- the LOC123198038 gene encoding UDP-glycosyltransferase 88A1-like, which translates to KSDKFDLLCRAHTTASPMEAIVMYPSPAIGHLISMVELAKLILNHRPSLSIHIIIFEPPYDAGSTATYINKVSATIPSIIFHRLPTITLPQSLISSAKIPETLTFEVLLLNNPNLEQALLKFCGYWTFNRRFLLDASILLPKSAGIIVNTFESLEPRAVKTMTAGLGAPDGPLPPCPPLYCIGPLIVSNNRGVSDTSHGGSGGGSGDSYSKPECLVWLDRQPTQSVVFFCFGSLGRFSVEQLKEIAVGLERSGERFLWVVKNPPYFDEADFNSIFPAGFLDRTKERGFIVKSWAPQVEILNHESVGGFVTHCGWNSVLEAVCAGVPMVAWPLYAEQRCNKILLVEEIKIALPMMESTENGFVSSSEVEKRVRELMNSKKGNSVRKKTEAMKDEAKAAQNDGGSSCVALIKLFESWKPK; encoded by the exons AAGAGCGACAAATTTGATCTCTTGTGCAGAGCCCATACAACGGCAAGTCCCATGGAGGCCATAGTTATGTACCCATCACCAGCAATTGGTCACCTAATCTCCATGGTTGAGTTAGCTAAGCTCATCCTCAACCATCGGCCGTCTCTTTCCATTCACATCATCATATTTGAGCCACCGTACGACGCCGGCTCCACCGCTACTTATATTAACAAAGTTTCTGCTACAATTCCTTCCATAATCTTCCACCGTCTCCCCACCATCACCCTCCCGCAATCACTCATCTCCTCTGCTAAAATCCCTGAAACACTCACCTTTGAAGTCTTACTCCTTAATAACCCTAATCTTGAACAAGCCCTTCTTAAGTTTTGTG GTTATTGGACTTTTAATAGGAGG TTCCTTTTGGATGCCTCAATTCTGTTGCCAAAGTCAGCTGGAATTATAGTCAACACTTTCGAGTCTCTTGAACCAAGAGCTGTTAAAACAATGACAGCCGGGCTag GTGCTCCGGATGGCCCCCTTCCTCCGTGTCCACCCCTCTACTGCATCGGGCCACTGATTGTATCAAATAATCGGGGAGTTTCAGATACAAGCCATGGTGGCAGCGGCGGCGGCAGTGGTGATAGTTATAGTAAGCCGGAGTGTTTGGTGTGGCTCGACAGACAGCCGACCCAAAGTGTTGTTTTTTTCTGCTTTGGAAGCTTAGGCCGTTTCTCTGTAGAACAGCTGAAGGAAATCGCTGTGGGGTTGGAGAGAAGTGGCGAAAGGTTTTTATGGGTGGTGAAGAATCCACCTTACTTTGACGAGGCCGATTTCAATTCGATTTTCCCAGCTGGGTTCTTGGATCGAACCAAGGAAAGAGGATTCATCGTCAAGTCCTGGGCTCCGCAGGTGGAGATTTTGAATCATGAATCGGTGGGTGGATTCGTGACTCACTGCGGGTGGAACTCGGTGCTTGAAGCAGTTTGTGCTGGTGTTCCAATGGTGGCATGGCCTCTCTACGCTGAGCAAAGATGCAATAAGATATTGCTGGTGGAAGAAATCAAAATCGCTTTACCGATGATGGAGTCGACTGAAAACGGGTTTGTCAGTTCAAGTGAAGTGGAGAAGCGAGTTAGAGAGTTGATGAACTCGAAGAAAGGTAACTCAGTTAGGAAAAAGACCGAGGCCATGAAAGATGAAGCAAAAGCAGCACAGAATGATGGCGGGTCCTCGTGTGTAGCCTTAATCAAATTGTTTGAGTCATGGAAGCCAAAATAA